The nucleotide window ggaagaattttttatttttcagccCTCGAAGATAGCAGACAGTATCACATTACCCTTGGGTATTTGGCTCGGTATACCATCTTTGCCAGTAGTTGTATCCTTTTAAACAAAAGCATGACAAAGTCGATAGAAACGTTTAAAGCGAAGAAAATGATCCTTAATCCGCATATACAGACGTTGTACAGATTAACAGACACAAAGGGTGGTCGACCGACACCGAGGGACACAACGTTATCTCTGGTGTCGGGTTTAATGGCGGATTCTTTATCGAGACGTCTGCCAACGTTGCCTCTGTGGGCTGCTTTACAAGCATTAGGTCGGGATGGTGTATATAACAGGTTGAAGAGATGCTTTTTGGCTGTGGAGGACTTGTACCATACGATCAAGAAATTCAATTGCATAAGGATATtggtaattttgaaaaaaagattGTGATTTCAATCGTGTTTTCTGATCGGGTGCTCATTTCAATTTCTCTATGCTTCAGAGTCAACCACCGGGAGGTGAAACAGGCTCTTACACGATAAACGAACTGTTATCGAACCCGGTGAACAATCCACAAATATTCGAGGCGGTGGCGAGCGCATTAGTGTTTCAATTCGTGCCTGCAGATAGGGACCCCCAGTCAACAGAACCCGTCCCGCCTTACTACGACAAGCTGAACTCATGGCTGGGACAGATACTGCAAAGAGACATCGAAAACGTACAAATAGAGCTGTGCGAAATCGAGAACCATGGAGTCGCGATCCGTATTTGCCCGTTGGAGAACCCGAAGGAACCACCGTCTAGCAACGATATAGATAATGTGGTCGCCTGCCTTGAACAACAAATAGTGAGTCTATATCTTATTGATAACTGCACGCGGTTACCAATGCAACCTAATcgcatttttataaattaattcttATCGCTTGGCCAACAGGAAATACTGCTGGCGACGGTGGAGCATAAAGAAACATTTGTAAAGTTAGTGTCGGAGAACGATTCGTTGCATTTAGTTGAGATGCCGGATTGGGCAGGCCTAGGCGGCGTTCGCTATGCTCCTCCTACCTGGATCCACGTGATGACGGACCAGGCGAAAGACGAATTGAATAGATTAAATACGCAATTGGTCGAAGCTTTACGAAGCACAGATGCAGCGTTTTCTTTGGGAGAAGGTGGCGATGGTTTGGCCTGCGTGCGATTCGGAATGGTTACACAGGAGACAGGTAACTGTCGACCTTGAGCTACATTCCCAAATGCGTGGCACGAGAAATTTTAACTCCTTGCTTTCACAGATGTAGCCGAGCTACTATCCTTAGTCTTAAAAGTCGGTCAAGAAGTGGAGGCTAGCTCCAAGCTGTTGGAAACAATATCCGAGGTGGTGAAACGTGGCATCGAGGCAGCTCAGACAGATTTAGAGAGGGAAAACGCGGAGAAAATGTGGCAGGAAGGTATATTGAGGCACGTGCCTGTGGTAGGAACCTTCGTAAATTGGTGGAGCCCTCCTTCGAAGGAAACTGGAGTTCGTGGACGTAGTTTGAATCTCCAAGCTGGTAGATATCCTGCTCTAATGCAATATAGAAACTGTACGTCCAATCGACTAAAATATTTGTTCCGATTGTAGGGGTTGTTGAAAGCACAGAGAACATATACAAGTACCACATGCAGTTGCAGCCCAATACTACGGTGATAAATGGATCCGGTGCTAGAACTCCCCCGCAGCCTTTAGTACAGACCCCGGTCGGTGCCGGGAGTCAAAGCCACAGTCGGTCGTCGAGTCATTCCAGTTTGCAAAGCGGCAAAAGTATTTCTGTGATCACGAACGCCGTCTCCCACCCGCAGGTGAAAGAGGAATCCGGCGAAGTGAAGTCGTAGTAAACATGAAACGATACCGTTGATCGACAGAAATTCACAGCCAAGTCCGAGTGGGCTCGACGGCTGACAAATAACTACGGACGAAACGGTCGAACGTTTTCCTGCAGACGCTAACAGTTTACACTCGCAGAGCAAAGCATTAGTCCCTAAAGCATGCGTCGAAGAGCTTGGTAACTCGATCGAGGTAAACACGCCATTACTTTGTCATTCTATTCTGAATAAAGTATTTTACGTTATTTCTTCATCATGTCCCATCGACCGCATTCTTCTCTCTTCACCTGTTTCAATTCGAGGCTCTAGTTTCTGAAAGCTCTGGTCTGACGAATGTGGCTTGTGTACTTATTAGACTGATGCAACAAGCAAAAGCATTCTGGACTCGATAAGAAGTATCTCAATACTGTCTATCGTTCGAATATCTCTTGCAGCACAATAGGCAGTGATTTGTTATGCTGGTAGACTGTGGATGTTCCAGAGGgcaaacatttttatattgtttatactgTTAATTTTCGTTCGGGcccaatttttgtattttataagaTTAGGTACTAAACAGAAAAATGGTTTCCTCTAATAGGAACCTAATTAAATAAGAAAGGAGATAAAACTTTGGTTGATCCAAATGGAAATCTTCGTTTAAGGgttctattttatttgattaTGTACATAAGTAGATTTGAACATCTACAGTCTGTTCGTCAAGCTAATATCTTGATACAATCTTGAAAGTCAATGACTTTGACCTTCGTCAATTCAGTGAATAACAACAGTTTATTAATGAAAATGAGAAGTATAACGAAGTGACTAAGTTTCCAGCAATAGAACTTTACGCTTCATTAAGTGCACACGTGTCTTCGAGTAAGTTTTACAAAATTACTCGCTCTTTCCACGGTTGGTTATTTTTTTCCTCAACAAAAGCCTTCGTTCAAAACGATAACGTACACACACGAATTTTATTCTCTCCTAAAGCACAACGTATGAATGGTTGcgacaaaacaaaaaaaaaaattgtgattGCATGGAGCATATTATACGACGTCGTTACGAGCGTTGAAATTGGTTCGAAATCTTTTTGacagaacaaaaaaaaaagaaaaaatacgaTACTGGTTGAATGAAGAACAATGTTCGGAAATCGAAGTAACAACTAACCAAAGAGACACTTGCAAGATTACTGCAAAGCATTTGGGGCATCGAATCGGTCCAAACACTGTGCAGTTCGATTGTTAGATCTACGGCAAGAATTGTTGCTATTTAATGGTATGTAATTTACATGGAACTCTTCCATCAAATTTAAACAACACTGATAAAATGTTCGCATTATCATAGTACTCGGTAAACTGTTGACAGATACGATTAAGTaaacaaaaaagaaattaaGCTGTATGTATATTTATGTACCAAACTGTTGTAATAAAGTATTAcatcaaataaaataattcatgTGTAAGCCGGCATTGTTTTCATATTTCTGCTAAATATTTTTCTTACTTTATGTCAATATTACAAGGGccaatttgaattcaaatcatttgtACATGCGCACTTACGAATCTGAGTCATTGGTAACGTTAGGGGCAGCACAGAAatgaaaatacttgcgattctaAGATATTTTCGGGGTTCCGAAGAAATTCGAAAGAATCCTATAACTCGATAACTTTGCGCTACCAACATTGATAGTTTCTCTCTCACACGaattaattaacacgttgaatgccacgccggttttacagaaattgtccgtggcgccacgatgaattttcttttatgtgatacgtataatgctgaaatattatctgcaatagataagttacagtgtataaccatgtttgacatgttaattgcgacaaggGTCACTGACGATGGTGATAATACAAAATGAATTGACGATGgtgataatacaaaattttagatattgacatttgtttgaaattagatatatttctatcaatttgggcgcgccggtcaccggtgtcccccatggcgtcaccgccaagttaagtgccggtcaccggtgacccccgtggcattcaacgtgttaacgtgaccatattcatatataattatatatcacgttatatcatatataacgTGACCATCATTTCGACTGCAAGCGGTTATACTTACGTAGATCAATTAACTTAAATAACGTCGACAAATAAAGACGTGGTTCCATTCGATACCTGAAAAATTTGCGGATCAATCTTTCGGGGTAGATGCATCAAATAAAATCGATCGTGTCTCCTTACACTCCTCTCTGTCTTTAATTTATACCGCTGATAATTAGCAATAGAGTTGCAGTACAATTATCGGAGAAAGACGGTGAATTTTCATCCCTCTATATTAAGAAACGAGACATACAAAAGAGAACAAATTTGAGCCGCGTCGAAACGAAATTTGGCAAGAGATCCCCGTGTTCATTCGTAAATTACGCTTGGACAAAGTCGAACGtatacaaaaaaagaaaaacggaaAAAGCTTTGTTAGTTACTGACTAGGATGTATCCTCCTCTTTCGATCAGTTGAAAAGTGATGACGTTCGAACTCTTcgtccctccccccccccccctctcgcACCCCTCCTCCGCGACAATCGAACCCTTACGAATTACAATTAATTCGATTAACGGCTAGAACTAAGTGTGTTTTCGCTATTCTATTATATGCGCTATGACCGCACTTATTATTTCTTGtttcttttataataaatattacaacTATGTACAACGGGATCAAAACGTTCACGCCTACGGTCGAAGAGAGTTGTTTCGTTTCTCCTCGAGAGAAAGTCGACGAGTTACGTACAGAAGGACTGAACCTATCAACCGGGGACGACGAGCTGGTTCGTCCTTCGTTTCACAGTAATGTTTCTCATCTCTTATTTATTTAGATAAAGATTTCTCTTCGTTCTATCGTACTGTACCACTCCTAGCAGAAAATGATCGACACAGAAATTATAAAACATTCCAGACACATGACTAAGACGATGATAGAGATAGCGAAAGACAAGCCTGTTTATTCTTTAACTTGTCTTCTTCGACTCAAGATCGCGCGAAGGTCATATGATATTGTAGGTCGTTAGATTGGTCACTATTTACGCGGCGATGACAAAAATACATATTCCCATTTAAAAAGACATCGATAACGTTGACGAAATTCTTTCATTATTAGGCGCTTGATTTTCGATCAAAGATTTTTTGCTAGACGTGATAACATTGATAACAGCGTTTCATCGAGCTTATTATTGCAGGTTGGATCGTTTCCGGTTGCTGGTTCGTCTTCGACCGTGTTCCAGTGGTAGTTAAAATTTATGAAACCACCCGGTTAACAGGTCAAACACGTTATCATCATCATGATCGTGATCCTATCGGCGCGAAAGGATACGAACGTATCTAcctttctcttcttctttctcGAACGTGTCAGGCGAAGAAACCGTGAAAACGAAACGGTAGAGGAGAACAATACTCGTATCTCAATGAAGTTTTTAACATTTAAATTCAAAGTTTGATATATAATCACTCTCGCACATTTGTTCTAGTTTTTTAACATGCTTCTGTCCATGCACTCTTTCTTCTCattctctttcgttctctctaTTTACACACTCGATGAATAGGATGCGGAATATAAAGCCGTCCGCTGCTTTCGTTGCAAATGGTATCTTCATTGAATGATCGTTGGGGCCTTTGACAGGTCGTACAGGAAGACTTTGCGCTCCGCAAATAATTCAATCTTGGACTCCTATATCCATTTACTTTTGGGCACAACATCCTAGGCTTTAAGGGAACCTCCACGTCGGTGAGAATAGCATAGTTTCAGGGgaaaaaaatgcaaaatacaattcACACGTTCGTCCTCTTTCACTTTAAATGCTCTTTCATGTTCCAATTTTAACACTTTGCTTAACAGTTGTTCAACCAGCCTTCGCGAAcaaaaaaatagtttattaaaaatttcttaATAAATGGCTAAGCTTCTTTTAAACGAAGCACAGTCACAGAGGCCATTCGTTTTGCTAACAATATTGAAAAATTGGTTAAAAAATATTAAGTTGTCGTCGGGCAAAATGTTAGCAAGAACTTGAATTCTCACTGGCTTTGCTCATCGAGGAGAACTAAATTCTATCAACGTGTTCtccgaagaaaagaaaaacgttCTATAAAATGCTTAGCTGGATAGTCATCGATTAGACCAGACGATCGTAGAACATTTCCGGTCATTTACAAGTGAAATGATGAGAACGTGACCCCTGCACTTTCACCGTGTTTTGTACTTAAAACGTATGCCTGTCTGAGTGTCGACGAAGATCGCTGAAATTTTTCCTAGAATCAACGATCCTTCGGATCCTTCGATCCGCGAAACGGTTGTAAAGAATTATTGTTTTGTCATCGTTACATGGGTCGGAGAgtactttttcattttctttttgtaAAAATTCCTCGGACGCTCGACGTCtctaaatttaaatattaacgcTGATAAATATAcatctatttatatatatatcactcGTTCTGTGTTTTCGTGCGGTAACTTCTTATATGTATagtatgtataatatacatatgtatacatatataatatatatgcataagatatatgtatatatacatatatatcaagTATATTCCTCGCAGAGACATGTAAAGTGTATATGTACTCAAACGTTTTGCACAGACAAATTAATGAAAATCTCGTTTGCGCGATTCCTTCACTTGGTAAAAGTGTAAAAAAGTATATAAAAATCGTTTTCGTGGCAGGAACGAGTAAAATCGTTTCTCCGTTATAAAAATTGCATTACAAGCTGTTGAAATGATCCATGAAACCTTTCGTGTAACAACTGAAACGGAAACTAAAAAATCTTAATTACAAAATTAGGCAATGTTTCATTTCAGAAAACTGAACCTTCGTATTTTCTTTAATTAACGTTCGTAGAAAATTTAACTCGTTCCTGGTCTGTGGTAATTACGTATCGCGTTATCTGTGGTTTCGTGTTCTCGTGTAAATATATCGATTAAAAATTCAACCCCCTACAGAGCGGTACAACAATATCACTCGATATCAAAATGAACGCAAATCGACTATACGTATAGGAATGGAGTTTGTATGAAAAAGTACAAGTATTAACAACCTTAGAAAACTAATCAAAGGGACAGTAGTAGGCCGACAGAAGTAGAATCACTTAATGATAATTCTAGAAAGAATGCTGGGAAACTATCAACATCCTTTAAGAACGGCTCATAAAGGGTTAAAACTGTTTCCGTGTATACCTCGCTAAGTTTGAGATCTCCCTGGGGTGAGAAAATGGTGGTCCGCCATTTCAGCCCATTAGGCGCCATTAAAGCCTCGCCTCGCGACTTTAATGTTTAATCTGTCGAAAACTATGCGAGCTACGAAGCTGATACTTTGCAAAGACGCAGAACTCGATGGCATCAACCTAAAGCGCTAGAAATTGTTTACTTAAAACGAGCTCGTCGTTCGATAACTTCGACTATAATTAGCTAACAGGAGATCTCCCACCGGAATACGTTCAAACATGGCGAGCTACACACTCGATAGGCAATCTAGACGCTAGACCTTGTGCATCCTCTCTCGTGTTCATAGTCTtgaaaactgagaaactaacaaGCAATAAATACAACGACGACGATTCTTCTCTAATTAATCCAGCCTTCCGTTTGTTTCATCGTTCGCGTGCCTCTTAGTCGAGAAGCAACGATCATTTACAGAATACAGGCTAACATAAAATGATATAATCACTGTACACGATATACAAGTACAAAATCTCGGATATACAAGACCCTCTTCTTCGAGATATCACGCGTAGTATTCTCACTCTAACTTTCTTTCTCATTCTGTTTCTCTTTTCTTCGCACATTCCTGTGAACGATGACAAGAAGAAGGTTCATTCTATTTACTCTCAATATTTCCACAGAAAATTTCCATACAATATCATTAATCTAAACGTGTTTCGGTTATCAATAGCTAATGAACTCCTGCTCATTCTCGGCGATTTCACGCGAATTTTTACAAACGCAAAATCCTTCGCCTCGACAAGCTCTCCAAAAGCATCTTTCGCCCCCATTTTTCCTCTCACATCACCCGCAGACCTCGTTTCTGTCGCCTCTCATTACCGTACCCGATGAAATTCGAGAACGTTGCCAAAAAGCAACCGGATTCCTCCATTTTGATTGGGAAAAACAGTTGGGAACAGCTCCCAACGGTGCGCAATCTTTCTATAAAAGTTGAGACGCGTCGACGCACGCCTTTGGATCCTCCCCAAGATTTCTCCAAGAAAATCGCGGAGGCGCGTAAATCACCTTGTCCATCTCCCTGAATCGTATAAAACCCCGAAATTTCGTAAACTTACGTTTAAACGTATATAAATCCCACCATATCAAAAAGTTTTACCAAACGATAATTGAGCTTTTTTTCGGGTATATCTTATAAAAAACCGAAATGCATATTAAAAATACGCACGAAAATCGTAAAAAAGGTGTGAAACACGGCTTTCGATGAACTTTTTTTCGAATGTGATGATATCGTTGGCGTGGGTCCATGAAATCCTTGAAACTTGAACGAACACATTATCTCACGAGCAAAATATTCAACTGTTCcaaaagtaaaataataattcctCGATCTTGAAAACTAAAATTTCTAATTGGACGTTGAAACGACTCTCTTTAAACTAAAAATATTTCACATAATTCGAGAAGTatgaaagaaaaatttgttttaattaaagTTTTCGCATCTTGTAATTTCAAAGTAGACAGGCTAGTCCGAAGGACTAAGAACGGAAGCTTCATGGACCCTAATTACAGCGCGGCAGTTTACACGGTTAGGTGGCCTGATTACAGTTCCGTGACAGCGTACAAGTTAGGGTCGCTGCCCTGTACTTGGCTCAGCGTGGCCACTGTCGGCTTGTTATCTTGCCTGGACTGTGCCCGATTGTACGTTCCGTACATGTTCGGGACTGCGCTGCCTTGCGCGGCACCATTGAACTGATTCCTGGTGAAATTCCTGTCCAACGTCCGGACCTGGTCCTGCATCTGGTCCTGGATGCGGATGTTCGGAGCTTTGTTGCGCACCAACGACCGAAACTGATTCATGTTTGTCTGGGAGCGCGACTCGAATTCCCATGTCGGCTGGTTGCTCGGATTTGGGGGCAGGGGACGATTCTGGTTCCAGGCCGGGGTCGGACCTCTCTTCAAGTTCGCTAGATTCTTCGGGTCCAGCGTCTGCGTCTTTCGGGAGTCCTGGAACGTGGCCAGGTGCGCGGGTCCATGCGAATTGTGAGACAGGGTTCCGGTGAAAGACGCCACGCTCGGGGTCCAAGGTGGTTCTCTACCTGCAATCCGATGTTCACGGATCGATTAGACATCTTCTAATTATTGGGTTGGGgcataagttcgtagcgtttttatattttctcttattttgcaacgattttttgctgtttgacaaagtgtataatattcattcgatagagctctttctgctctacaaaactgtgctaatcgtctttttgagtaatttaattttttattacttttgaggcttcgaaatggaatatccaggaggtaaaaagcaacattttcgacaccttctcttcttcgcttttcatcgaagccaaaaagctgctgaagcagcccgagacatttgcaacgtatacggagaaggtgtcataggcgagtctacagcacggaaatggtttgcgaagttaaAAAATGACGATTTTGACATCGACGACACGCCCCACAGCGGAAGACCTTCTGCATTCGAATTtaacccaggctcccaatttttcggcaaattccattgaatgaagatgattgagaatcgttttatgatcgcagttcattctttcggccaattcacgacttgtttggtgaccgtccttcttcaaaagtgctttgagacgctcttcgtcgaattcagaaggtcttccgctgcggaGCGTGTCGTCAACGtgaaaatcgccatttttgaacttcgcaaaccaatttctgtgctgtagactcgcctatgacaccttctccgtatacgttgcaaatgtcccgaactgcttcggcagctttttggcctcgatgaaaagcgaagaagagaagctgtcgaaaatgttgctttttacctccttgATATTCTATTTCTAAGCctgaaaagtaataaaaaattaaattactcaaaaagacgattagcacagttttgtaaaGCAGAAAGAGctcgaataaatattatactttGCCAAACAGCAGAAAATCGTtgtaaaacaaaagaaaatataaaaacgctacgaacgaATTCCCCAACCTAATATATGTCATTTGTCATCCCAGACTCGGGGGATGTTTCCACCAGAGCCGGGGAAAATTTAAATTAGAGTTTAGTGGCAACGTTAGTTGACagaatacaaatatttgcgTAGAATTATCAATTCCGGGGAATTGGTGGGATAATTCTGACGAGTAAGTTAAGCTTACCGGGCCCTGCGGGGGCGTGCCCTCAGTAAAAATCGCTAGACTCTAGCGTTTTGCACTGTTTGCTCAGAGTCGCGTACTGGCCAGGTTGATCTCCGAGTCCAGAACGGTGCTCAGCTCGTCCACCTGCCGACTGCTGATTATGCTGAGACGATTTGTGATCCCCGCCTCCTCCGCTCCCGTTAACACCCCCACCTCTGTAAACCGGAAACCGAAACGAACAAAGTTGCAGCATTATCTTTCTCTCGGAGGGTTCTCTCTGATATCTAACTCTCTGTCTCCTATTTCTGAGAACATTCCGCGTGTCATTCTGTTATCATCGAACAAATCTAAAGACAAAAATAGGCACGGGACGCTATCGAAAAAAGAAACTATAATATGTAAACACGCATAAAAGCGCACTATCTCTATCTCCGAATCGTTCGTTTTAAACATCGATCACAAAGAGTATGAAACCGAGCggtttctttaaaaaatgtttctagAAAAGTTTGATAGAAATTCAACATTCAACGATACTGCGGAAGAACATctaaacaattgtacagttaTCAATCCGGTAGGTAATTGACATGAAATTTGTTTAATCCTTTTAATCTTTTGTGAGATAATTAGCAAGTTTCTCATCGATGATCAATAACTGTACTGTATTTTGCTGCAACAATTAAAGCGATATTCAAACCCTTGACATTGATAGCTATCGACATTGATAAATCACATTATGAATGTATAACTGAATCCGTCCAGCACACTGTTAACAATAGTAAATCAACGCATCTCATGAAAGGTcaataaaaaaatgtacatCGTCTATTAAGcgaatatttaaataaagatTTGATGTAACGATATTGCATATGATTTGTTAAAAGCTCTGTAAGTATCTGTGTACTTCACATCAGGTCTTCAAAAAATGTTTTGGTAATTATAAAAGAGGGacaaaaatatgtatttatCTTTATTCAGTGGCTCTCAATTTTAGCGGGACCGATCGCTTTACTTTGAAACGTTGATTTTTCGGTGAAACTTTGATTTCTCAAAAGGGGATGAAAATTTCCTTTGTCGGGAGAACAAGATCAAAATCGAGAACCTCCGAAGGCTTACTCATAGAAAAATCGGTCCCTTTTGCTACGAGATTAGTTTCGGTAAACCTCACACAGCTGCTTAGTATTCGATCTTTGTCGCGCCGACTGTCTTAATAAAATTGGTAATGTAATGTACTATGAAACTATGTAATCAGCAGCTACGCTGAACTAGGACTACGGTCTAACcgaatgtatatgtatatatttatatagggcAAAGTTAGCATTGAATTTATCGCGACAAAGATCAAAGATAGCTAAGAAATAAAACCGAATGAAAAGATCTCATGCACAAACTTTAACATGCTCTCGTGCAGCTGACGTGCTCGAGCAGTCGCAGTAGCGTAGGACGGCGGGGGCGGCGTTAGCAAGAGAGGCTGCTTAATGATATTTTGAGTGCCATGAGCATTCGGATAAAGAGAAGGGGCTGTAGGCGGGTACGACCCTTGGCCTCGAAGGGTCCGCGCTGCTATCGCCTGCGAGGCTGCCGATGGTGGTAGGTACGGGTCCTGCTCGTCCACTTGGTGGTAATCTCTTCTAGAACAAACGCGTCATCAACCATACTGCAACCATTAGGCGACGCACGTTGGCTTAAAATGCGGGACAAGTACTATGGAAAGCGGACAATTATTCCCAAGCTCGAGATACTTCGATTCATGGTAGAACCGCATTTTAGACCAGCGTGGGACATCCGGGTCAGACGAATCATCCAGCTGTGCACACTCACCGTTTCCGTATGTAGATCCAGGTGTGAGAGTCCACCCAAACCAACACGGTGAAGAAGAGGCCTGCTGCTAGGCTTGCCAGCAGCATGAAGGTCAATCCGTACCTGAAGAATTTTAGTGTCTATTAATACAAACCATTCTAGGAGGAGCTAGCGATCTCTGCACCCTGTCGATGCAACGATCGTCGCGGACTTACAGCCCCAAATGGCACAGGCTCTTGGCGGCATGAACGTATTGCTTGTGCAGCGGTTTGCAGTCGAGCAACGTAGCTAGGCCAGAGATCAGTCTGTCGACGGTGTTCACGTGGGTCTCCAGGCTGACGAGCTTCGGTTGCACTTTCTGGTCCTTGAACAGCTGCAACGCCAGATTTGTGATCTGGTTTAGGTTCTGAACCATATCCTTGACCGTGCGCTGGCCGTCCTGCAGTCTCTGGGTGAATGGATTGCTGCGCGTGTTATCACAGTGCGTGTAATAAGACAGCACTTCCGAGGCCAGTGTGGAGGGTACAGCCCTGGTCAGGTAGCCGTCAGGAGATACGCACAAGTCGCCCAACGCCACCGATGTTGCCAGGTACAGCGAGGCCATCAGCCATGAAACTATCACCGCGAATAGACCGAACACAGAGAATCTGTGGAAAACGTTCGTTGTTCCCGATTAAACTGGCGGTATTTTCGTTTACAACGAAACTTTTCACACCGACTTCAACGTTAAGTTCGTCAACCCCTAACTAGGCGGCACGGTAAGATAGAATGCACAGGCTACATAAATTCGCGGTGCTCGCCGAGTTTTATGTTTGCTGAATTACGATCTTATGAATAAATATGTGGTCGCCCCTCTCCGATGCCCAAGTCCGATTGCTACCCCTTTGCACACCTAGTTAAGGGTTGCACGAGCACGGCACAGTCGCCATTTTACGATTTCGTTTCCAGCATACCGTACGAGAAAAAGGTCGCCTGAAATAAGCTACGCCCGGTCGACGACCATCGAGCTCCACAAGGAACGCAAAAAGGATCCAACCAAGATCCAGTTAAATCCAGACGGACCCCTTTTCTCGCACGGTTTTTGCTAGAGCGAGACCGACACGTACGTTATGAGAATGCATCTGGAATGTCTGGCGACACCGACGACCAGCACCACGCAGAGAACGAGGAGAGCGCTGAGGACGGTCATGGTGATGGGCCACCTGAACTGCTCGATCTTCTCGCCCATCCCGATCGCCCCGGCGAGACTGATCCCGCTCAACGGTTTTCGGATCTCGTAGCTCCGATTCACGGCGATGCTCGTGTTCTGCTTCATGTTTTCCAGGGCGATCAACAGCAGATTCAGCATCGTCCTGTTGCTCGCTGGGACGTCGAATTCGTCTCCCAGCGCGATCAGCTCCGTTTGAATCTTCTTCAGCGTCGTCTCTATGGTGTCGGTCTGCGGGCAAGAAAGGTGCTGTGTTAGCTCGAGGCCGCGAAATCAAGAGCGAGGGAATCCTCAAAATCGAAGGAAAAAGGATCTTGCGTGCAGAGTACACTCGTAACAATGTTACTTGTAACACATTTCTATGTAAAGTACCAATGTAAGAAAGTTCtatgaaatattgggttggcaactaagtaattgccgatttcag belongs to Megalopta genalis isolate 19385.01 chromosome 1, iyMegGena1_principal, whole genome shotgun sequence and includes:
- the LOC117228802 gene encoding pyridoxal-dependent decarboxylase domain-containing protein 1 encodes the protein MAEETDTNDKATMESIAQNILEISAGGGSASNEVAALEFQASQVISRLEEAVVKAADGGGTTWNNPSGFLSQSKNPDEILTLIQDLVIHEDGPQATEDGSTEISASQVTALPTLSESAKLALITYTVSAYALALPKSHAQKLAGRLAADTTRWLSHIFRFVDCASSFHEDHLEGLIRVTRLALHRKYPRYMDEGFTALAASPPLIYSSVAAPLGVVQHLCKQLSLPLHCVRPIPHNTMFGSRYSMDVSALERRLAEDTQSNSVTPLLVLAEAGSVLTGHCDNIARLRAICDKYNVWLHLRGHSLAALALNNSAKDLPSKIADSITLPLGIWLGIPSLPVVTLYRLTDTKGGRPTPRDTTLSLVSGLMADSLSRRLPTLPLWAALQALGRDGVYNRLKRCFLAVEDLYHTIKKFNCIRILSQPPGGETGSYTINELLSNPVNNPQIFEAVASALVFQFVPADRDPQSTEPVPPYYDKLNSWLGQILQRDIENVQIELCEIENHGVAIRICPLENPKEPPSSNDIDNVVACLEQQIEILLATVEHKETFVKLVSENDSLHLVEMPDWAGLGGVRYAPPTWIHVMTDQAKDELNRLNTQLVEALRSTDAAFSLGEGGDGLACVRFGMVTQETDVAELLSLVLKVGQEVEASSKLLETISEVVKRGIEAAQTDLERENAEKMWQEGILRHVPVVGTFVNWWSPPSKETGVRGRSLNLQAGVVESTENIYKYHMQLQPNTTVINGSGARTPPQPLVQTPVGAGSQSHSRSSSHSSLQSGKSISVITNAVSHPQVKEESGEVKS
- the LOC143259407 gene encoding uncharacterized protein LOC143259407, producing the protein MNQFRSLVRNKAPNIRIQDQMQDQVRTLDRNFTRNQFNGAAQGSAVPNMYGTYNRAQSRQDNKPTVATLSQVQGSDPNLYAVTEL